In Methanocaldococcus lauensis, a single genomic region encodes these proteins:
- a CDS encoding prephenate dehydrogenase — MENIKDKKDLTISIIGGTDGLGKWFAKYLKNKGFNIIVTGRDVEKGKNVEKELNVKFINNNIEAAKKGDIVIIAVPINVTEKVIKEVAPHVRKGCLLMDITSIKEIPTKTMEKYVREGVTVIPTHPMFGPSTPSLLRQVVILTPTEKHKKSEWFEKVYNFLVKEGAKVIVIPAEKHDRIMGIVQGLTHFAFISLGSTLKELNVDIKESRKFASPIYELMISIIGRIIGQNPYLYADIQMFNPRIQEIHKTFINQCMEISKIVANKDREGFVKIMKEAAKHFGSEAKRGAYYSDKAVFALSSEIEKLNKLIGKEIAVKNLNSNNIHFGILKNIEDDYLILEKNGKELKFNILRVEVFSGEELKNLKKKHFERKYSDISVLFKKSVDENVILNLLKKLFDVEIIDIYEGDKIEEGYKSITFRIYGYSKDELKEIEKEFLNIIKNIGGKERFK; from the coding sequence ATGGAAAATATAAAAGACAAAAAAGATTTAACTATTTCAATAATTGGAGGAACTGACGGTTTGGGAAAATGGTTTGCCAAATATTTAAAAAATAAGGGTTTTAACATTATAGTTACAGGAAGAGATGTAGAAAAAGGAAAAAATGTTGAAAAAGAGTTAAATGTTAAATTTATTAATAACAATATAGAGGCGGCTAAAAAAGGGGATATTGTTATAATTGCAGTTCCGATAAATGTTACTGAAAAGGTTATTAAAGAAGTAGCTCCTCATGTTAGAAAAGGTTGCTTATTAATGGATATAACATCTATTAAAGAAATTCCTACAAAAACTATGGAAAAATATGTTAGAGAAGGAGTTACTGTTATTCCAACACACCCTATGTTTGGTCCTTCTACCCCCTCTTTATTAAGGCAAGTTGTTATTCTAACACCAACTGAAAAGCATAAAAAGAGCGAATGGTTTGAAAAAGTTTATAATTTTTTAGTTAAAGAAGGGGCTAAGGTTATTGTCATTCCTGCTGAAAAACACGACAGAATTATGGGAATTGTTCAAGGTTTAACGCACTTCGCATTTATATCTTTAGGATCTACTCTAAAAGAGTTGAATGTTGATATAAAAGAATCGAGAAAATTTGCCTCTCCAATTTATGAGTTGATGATTTCAATTATTGGAAGGATTATAGGACAAAATCCTTATTTATATGCTGACATTCAAATGTTCAATCCAAGAATACAGGAGATTCATAAAACATTTATAAATCAATGTATGGAAATTAGTAAAATCGTTGCAAATAAAGATAGAGAAGGTTTTGTAAAAATAATGAAAGAGGCGGCTAAGCACTTCGGTAGTGAGGCAAAGAGAGGGGCTTATTACTCTGACAAGGCAGTATTTGCTTTATCATCAGAAATTGAAAAATTAAATAAGTTAATAGGAAAAGAAATTGCTGTAAAAAATCTAAATTCAAATAATATCCATTTTGGAATTTTAAAAAATATTGAAGATGATTATTTAATATTAGAAAAAAATGGAAAAGAATTGAAGTTCAATATATTAAGAGTTGAAGTATTTTCTGGAGAAGAATTAAAGAACTTAAAGAAAAAACATTTTGAGAGAAAATATTCAGATATATCTGTTTTATTTAAAAAATCTGTGGATGAAAATGTTATTTTAAATTTACTTAAAAAACTTTTTGATGTTGAAATAATTGACATTTATGAAGGAGATAAAATTGAGGAAGGATATAAAAGTATCACATTTAGAATTTATGGATATAGTAAAGATGAGTTAAAAGAGATTGAAAAAGAATTTTTAAATATCATTAAAAATATTGGTGGAAAAGAGAGATTTAAATAA
- a CDS encoding DUF123 domain-containing protein yields the protein MNSVELIEILSKKINKNAVVTEISKDRDPFKVLISTIISARTKDEVTEEVSKRLFNVVKNVDDLLKIDEEELSKLIYPAGFYKNKAKNLKKLAKILKENYNGKVPDSLEDLLKLPGVGRKTANLVITLAFDKDGICVDTHVHRICNRWGIVDTETPEETEFELRKKLPKKYWKIINNLLVVFGREICSPKPKCDKCFEEIRLKCPYYKKIKVFENILKKFDFKKVSKNKIPNEKGTYILKIKLKEGKKIKFGKKEEFFKKGIYFYVGSAYGNSINLKNRIERHLKDNKKMHWHIDYLLKYGKVEEIFITNKRVECEVANEFIKEFDYIEEFGCSDCSCKSHLFYMKP from the coding sequence ATGAATTCAGTAGAATTAATTGAAATACTCTCTAAAAAAATAAACAAAAATGCAGTAGTAACTGAAATATCTAAGGATAGGGATCCTTTTAAAGTTTTAATCTCAACAATAATAAGTGCCAGAACGAAGGATGAAGTAACTGAAGAAGTTTCAAAAAGATTATTTAATGTTGTTAAGAATGTCGATGATTTATTAAAGATTGATGAAGAAGAACTATCTAAATTAATATATCCAGCGGGTTTTTATAAAAATAAGGCAAAAAATTTAAAAAAATTGGCAAAAATTTTAAAAGAAAATTATAATGGAAAAGTTCCAGACTCATTGGAAGATCTATTAAAATTACCGGGAGTTGGTAGAAAAACAGCCAATTTAGTCATAACTTTGGCATTTGATAAGGATGGAATTTGCGTTGATACTCATGTCCATAGGATTTGCAATAGATGGGGAATTGTTGATACTGAAACTCCTGAAGAAACTGAGTTTGAATTAAGGAAAAAACTTCCTAAAAAATATTGGAAAATAATTAACAATTTGTTAGTAGTTTTTGGTAGAGAAATATGTTCTCCAAAACCAAAATGTGATAAATGTTTTGAAGAGATTAGATTAAAATGCCCTTATTACAAAAAAATTAAGGTTTTTGAAAATATTTTAAAAAAATTTGATTTTAAAAAGGTTTCTAAAAATAAAATTCCTAATGAAAAAGGGACTTATATTTTAAAGATTAAACTAAAAGAAGGTAAAAAAATAAAGTTTGGTAAGAAAGAGGAGTTCTTTAAAAAAGGTATTTATTTTTATGTTGGCTCTGCCTATGGAAATTCAATAAACTTAAAAAACAGAATAGAGAGACATCTAAAAGATAATAAAAAAATGCACTGGCACATAGATTATTTATTAAAATACGGTAAAGTTGAAGAAATCTTTATAACAAACAAAAGAGTTGAGTGCGAAGTGGCAAATGAGTTTATAAAGGAATTCGACTATATTGAAGAATTTGGATGCTCTGACTGTAGCTGTAAAAGTCACCTATTTTATATGAAGCCATAG